A single window of Populus nigra chromosome 17, ddPopNigr1.1, whole genome shotgun sequence DNA harbors:
- the LOC133676888 gene encoding sigma factor binding protein 1, chloroplastic-like, whose protein sequence is MDTYHIDLVGGGVQERKGTKIAKTKKKPMKVVYISNPMKFKISASGFRALVQELTGQDSELPDPTKIVDDDDHGVGGNYRTVSNASKTVVDDHCALEVPTKDPSQEQPARQDAPFGSFDDVFMPQMLENVAGILPSNSWYEAYSYGYGEKPCNII, encoded by the coding sequence ATGGACACCTATCATATTGACCTGGTAGGTGGTGGTGTGCAAGAAAGAAAGGGAACAAAAATagccaaaaccaagaaaaagccTATGAAAGTAGTGTACATATCCAACCCCATGAAGTTCAAGATTAGTGCATCTGGATTTAGGGCTTTGGTTCAAGAACTCACCGGCCAAGATTCTGAATTGCCAGACCCTACTAAGATTGTGGACGATGATGATCATGGTGTCGGTGGAAATTATCGAACGGTTTCAAATGCTTCCAAAACTGTTGTTGATGATCACTGTGCACTAGAGGTCCCCACAAAGGATCCTAGTCAAGAGCAGCCTGCAAGACAAGACGCTCCATTTGGGTCTTTCGATGACGTTTTCATGCCTCAGATGTTAGAGAATGTTGCTGGAATATTGCCATCAAATTCATGGTACGAAGCTTACTCATATGGATATGGTGAGAAGCCTTGCAATATAATTTGA